From Enterococcus wangshanyuanii, the proteins below share one genomic window:
- the trpX gene encoding tryptophan ABC transporter substrate-binding protein has protein sequence MRKNRLSFVVAVIIIFLIGSFFIEKRETQKEKLPTVGVLQFVSHPALDQIYKGIQAGLKEEGYEDGKNMTLAFQNGQADQSKLATMSQQLVQEKKSDILIGIATPAAQALANTTSELPIILGAITDPVSAGLVKSNEKPGANITGVSDKSPVDAQFDLIAKLVSNNKKVGILYASSEENSKYQVEEAKKVAEKKGMTVKTYAVPSSNEIAQTVQVMASEVDLIYIPTDNTIANAMQTVVNEADKAKVPIFPSVDTMVEQGGVATVGINQFDLGVQTGKMAAAILSGKSQPATMPIYTFDSGDIIINQKQADKLGIKIPENIREKAKIVE, from the coding sequence ATGAGAAAAAATCGTTTATCATTTGTTGTAGCTGTCATTATTATCTTTTTGATTGGGTCATTTTTTATAGAAAAAAGAGAAACACAAAAAGAAAAATTACCTACAGTTGGTGTGCTTCAATTTGTGAGCCACCCTGCATTAGACCAAATTTATAAGGGTATCCAAGCGGGACTGAAAGAAGAAGGTTATGAAGATGGTAAAAACATGACATTGGCTTTTCAAAACGGACAGGCTGATCAAAGTAAACTAGCGACAATGAGTCAACAACTGGTGCAAGAGAAAAAATCAGATATTCTAATTGGGATAGCGACACCAGCCGCGCAAGCATTGGCAAATACAACCTCTGAGCTTCCGATCATTCTGGGTGCAATCACCGATCCAGTGAGTGCAGGTTTGGTCAAAAGCAATGAAAAACCAGGAGCGAATATTACAGGTGTCAGTGATAAGTCTCCTGTTGATGCTCAGTTCGACTTGATCGCCAAATTAGTGTCGAACAATAAAAAAGTAGGTATTTTATATGCTTCCTCTGAAGAAAACTCTAAATACCAAGTCGAAGAAGCAAAGAAAGTTGCAGAGAAAAAAGGCATGACAGTCAAAACATATGCTGTACCGTCAAGTAATGAAATTGCCCAAACGGTTCAAGTGATGGCTAGTGAAGTGGATCTGATCTATATCCCGACAGATAACACAATTGCCAATGCGATGCAAACCGTAGTGAATGAAGCTGATAAAGCGAAGGTTCCAATTTTTCCTTCTGTTGATACGATGGTCGAGCAAGGCGGAGTTGCGACTGTGGGAATCAATCAATTCGATCTAGGTGTTCAAACAGGAAAAATGGCAGCGGCGATTCTTTCAGGAAAATCACAGCCGGCAACGATGCCGATCTATACTTTTGATTCAGGGGATATCATTATCAACCAAAAACAAGCAGATAAACTAGGAATAAAAATTCCTGAAAATATTCGAGAAAAAGCTAAAATCGTAGAATAG
- a CDS encoding ABC transporter permease, whose translation MIVSAIGQGMLWAILGLGIFMTYRILNFPDMTTEGSFPLGGAVCVTAITSGIHPIFATLLGVLAGMCAGLVTGLLFTKGKIPVILAGILVMSGLNSVILYVMQTPNLSLLNKPKIQDFFLQFDLPNYYDIVFLGVIFLVIIISLLLFFFNTNLGQAYIATGDNEHMARSLGIKTDSMKILGLTLSNGVIALSGALIAQNDGYADVNKGTGVIVIGLASIIIGEVLFGELTFAERLVAIVVGSIIYQLLILAVIKLGFDTTYLKIFSAVILAACLMIPQLKKALNLHFLPEKEAEK comes from the coding sequence ATGATCGTTTCAGCAATTGGACAAGGAATGCTATGGGCAATCTTAGGGTTAGGGATTTTTATGACCTATCGAATTTTAAATTTTCCGGATATGACAACAGAAGGGTCATTTCCATTAGGCGGAGCGGTTTGCGTGACTGCTATCACGTCTGGGATTCATCCGATTTTTGCAACGCTATTAGGTGTTTTAGCTGGTATGTGCGCCGGATTGGTCACAGGATTACTATTCACTAAAGGGAAAATACCAGTGATTTTAGCTGGAATATTGGTGATGTCAGGACTAAATTCTGTGATTTTATATGTGATGCAGACACCCAATCTATCATTATTAAATAAGCCAAAAATTCAGGATTTCTTTTTGCAGTTTGATTTACCGAATTATTACGATATCGTTTTTTTAGGTGTAATTTTTCTTGTGATCATTATTAGTTTGTTGCTATTTTTCTTTAATACAAATCTAGGACAGGCTTATATTGCTACAGGAGACAATGAACATATGGCACGTTCACTTGGCATCAAAACAGATTCAATGAAAATTTTAGGTTTAACGTTATCAAATGGCGTGATTGCATTATCTGGGGCGTTGATTGCCCAGAATGATGGCTATGCGGATGTCAATAAGGGAACAGGCGTGATCGTCATTGGACTTGCATCGATCATTATTGGCGAGGTGCTTTTCGGTGAGTTGACATTTGCAGAGCGTTTGGTCGCGATCGTTGTTGGTAGTATCATTTATCAATTGTTGATTCTAGCCGTGATCAAATTAGGCTTTGATACGACCTACTTGAAAATATTCTCTGCCGTGATTTTAGCAGCTTGTTTAATGATCCCGCAATTGAAAAAAGCATTGAATCTTCACTTTCTACCTGAGAAGGAGGCTGAAAAATGA
- a CDS encoding ABC transporter ATP-binding protein has translation MSTVLELKHATKRIDNGLNETKVILNNVNLTIEKGEFVTVLGGNGAGKSTLFNSIAGTLSLSEGDLFINQQKITNYSEEKRATFFSRVFQDPKMGTAPRMTVAENLLLAMYRGQKRGLRLRKISDQRTFFTKICSEVGNGLENHLDTPTGNLSGGQRQALSLLMATLTKPELLLLDEHTAALDPKTSKQLMHLTDQRIKEADLTCLMITHRMEDALEYGNRLIVLQKGRIIKDLNKNEKEKLTLQDLLLFFEEEAELSVD, from the coding sequence ATGAGTACTGTACTTGAATTGAAACATGCGACTAAAAGAATCGACAATGGTCTAAATGAAACGAAGGTCATTTTGAATAATGTGAATCTAACGATTGAAAAAGGTGAATTTGTCACTGTTTTAGGTGGAAATGGGGCTGGTAAAAGCACGTTGTTCAACAGTATCGCAGGAACCTTGTCTTTAAGTGAAGGTGACTTATTTATCAATCAACAAAAAATAACGAATTATTCTGAAGAAAAACGGGCAACTTTTTTCTCACGAGTCTTTCAAGATCCTAAAATGGGCACAGCGCCACGAATGACTGTGGCAGAAAATTTACTCTTGGCAATGTACCGAGGACAAAAAAGAGGCTTACGTTTAAGAAAAATTAGTGATCAGCGAACTTTTTTCACGAAAATCTGCAGTGAAGTAGGAAATGGACTGGAAAATCATTTGGATACCCCAACTGGTAATCTTTCTGGCGGTCAAAGACAAGCATTGAGCTTGCTGATGGCCACGCTAACTAAACCAGAGTTATTATTGTTAGATGAACATACAGCAGCTTTAGATCCTAAAACGTCAAAACAGTTGATGCATTTAACGGATCAGCGAATCAAAGAAGCTGATTTGACTTGTTTGATGATCACCCACCGAATGGAAGATGCATTAGAATATGGTAACCGGCTGATCGTCTTACAAAAAGGTCGGATCATTAAAGATCTGAATAAAAACGAAAAGGAAAAGCTGACTCTACAAGATTTATTGTTGTTTTTCGAAGAAGAAGCAGAGCTGTCAGTAGA